One Archangium violaceum genomic window, CGGCTGGGCGAGGCGGTGACACAGGCGCTCACCCAGGTGACGGAGGACGGCTTCTGCTACCGGGTGGACCTGAACCTGCGCCCACAGGGGCGCGCCGGGGCCATGGTCCTCTCGCTGTCGGCGTCTCTGGCGTACTACGAGTCGTTCGGACGCATGTGGGAGCGGGCGGCGCTCCTCAAGGCGCGGGTGGTGGCGGGAGACACGAGGCTCGCGGAGGAGCTGCTGAACGAGCTGGGGCCGTTCATCTGGCGGCGGAGCCTGGACCTGTCGGCGGTGGACGGCCTGCGAGACCTGAAGGCGCAGATCGACCTGCGCGGCAAGGCGAGCGCGGATGACGTGAAGCTGGGCCCCGGGGGAATCCGCGAGGTGGAGTTCTTCGTCAACGCGCTCCAGCTGTTGCAGGGAGGCAAGGATCCCACGCTGCGAGAGACCCGGACGATGCGGGCGCTGCGCAAGCTGGAGCGAGCGGGCTTCGTCTCGGGGCCGGACGCGGACGCGCTGGAGGAGGCATACGTCTTCCTGCGCCGGGTGGAGAACCGGCTGCAGATGCTGGAGGAACGGCAGACGCAGGCGCTGCCCTCGGGCGAGCGCGAGCGCCGCCGGCTGGCCACCTCGCTGGGCTACCCGGACTGGGACACCTTCAGCGCCGAGCTGGAGCGGCACCGGCGCTTCGTCCTGGAGGCCTTCAACACGCTGCTGGGCCAGACGGCACGGGACGAGCTCCCCGATGAACCCCTCCTGGCCCTCGCGTTGGATCCGGACGTGCCACCGGAGGAGCGCCAGGCGGCACTCGGCAAGCGGGGCTTCGGGGACCCGGAGCGGGCGCTGGCCGAGCTGGAGCGGCTCGCCCGGGTCCCCCACTCGCCTTTCATGCATGGGGGCTCGGGGGTGAAGGCGGTGCGGCTGCTGTCGGAGCTGGCCCAGACGCCGGATCCGGATCAGGCGCTGCTGCACTTCTCGGACTTCCTCGCGCGGCTGCATCAACCCGAGGGCTACCTGGCGCTGCTGACGAGCATGCCGCGAGCGAGCCGCCGCCTCTTCAACCTCTTCGGGCAGAGCGACTACCTGTCGCGCATCTTCCTGCGGCACCCGGAGCTGCTGGACGCGCTGGTGCAGGCGCAGCTCGACGAGGCGATGAAGTCGCCCGAGCGCATCCGGCAGGAGCTGGCGGCGCGGATGGGGCGGCACACGGACGCGGAGGACAAGCACGCGTCGATGCCGCGCTTCAAGAACGAGGAGTTGCTGCGCATCGGGATCAACGACATCGGCGGCGACCTCTCGGTGCCGGAGGTGGCGCGGCAGCTCACGGCCGTGGCGGACGCCATCCTCGACGAGTGCCTCTTCCTGGCACTGGAGGAGCAGCGCGAGCGTTACGGCCTGCCTCTGGACGCGAGCGGGCAACGCGAGGGGCTGGTGGTCATCGCCATGGGCAAGCTGGGCGGGTACGAGCTGGGCTACCACTCGGACCTGGACCTCATCTTCGTCTACAGCGGCAACGGCCAGGCGGAGACGAGCGGAGGCAGCCGCGGCGTCATCACCCACCACGAGTACTTCGCCAAGACGGTGCAGCGGTTGATGACGCTGCTCCAGGTCCAGCTGCGCGAGGGGCACCTCTACAAGATCGACGCGCGGCTGAGGCCCTCGGGGAACCAGGGGGCGCTGGTGGTGAGCCAGGATGCCTTCCGCGAGCACCACCAGAAGCGGGCACAGCTCTGGGAGCGGCAGGCGCTCATCAAGGCGCGTCCAGCCGCGGGGGACGCCACGCGCTTCCGAGCCCTCCAGGACGAGGTGCTCACCCCACTCGTCTACGAGCGTCCCCTGCCCCCGGACGCGGCGGCGGAGATCGACCGGCTGCGCATGCGCATGGAGCGCGAGCTGGCCCACGAGAACGCTCAGCAGCTCAACCCGAAGCTGGGCCAGGGCGGGCTGGTGGACGTGGAGTTCACCGTCCAGTACCTGCAGCTGGTGCACGGCCGGGACTTCCCCCGGGTGCGGAGCACCAACACGCTCGCGGCGCTGGAGGGGCTCCAGGCCGAGGGCCGCCTCACCCCCGAGGACGCCGAGGTCCTCCGCCAGGGATACCTCTTCCTGCGGCGGGTGGAGAACCGGCTGCGGCTCGTGCACGCCAGCTCCCTGGCGCACATGCCCACCAGTGGCCGTCCCCTGGCGCAGCTCGCGCGCCGCATGGGGGTGATTGGCCCCACTCCGGGAGAAACGTTCCTCGCCCGCTATCGCGCCTGCGCCGCGAGCGTGCGGGACGTGTATGCTCGGGTGCTGCGCGCCCCGCGCCGTGCCTGACTCCCCCCGCCCGTGCTCCTGAAGCAACGCTTCCAGATCCTCCGGCCGCTCGAAGAGATGGAGATGGCCCTGGTCCGCGCGACGGTGGACTCGCCATCGCTGCTGGACTCGCGCGAGGAGGCCGTGCTGCGCACCGCGCTGTCGCTCTCGCGCCTCTACAAGCTCCGCCACGAGGGCCATGACCACTCGGTGGAGACCTGGACCGCGCCCTTGCGCGAGAACGTGTCGCGGAGGCTCGGCCCGGTGCTGCTCGGCAAGCGCCGCATCACCCGGGATCAGCTCGTGCCGCACGTGCGCGACCTGCGTGCCCCGCTCCTGAAGCTGCGCGCCGAGCTCGTCCAGCACCTGCACGGGCGCGTGCCCGAGGAGGTGCTCCACCGCGAGTTGCAGCACAAGTCACTGGTGGTGGTGGCCGGCGGCGGCGGGGGCACGGCCTACGTGTACATGGGCGTGATGAGCCTGCTGGACGAGCACGGCCTGAAGCCGTCGCTGCTGGCGGGCACCTCCATGGGCGCCATCCTGATGCTGATGCGCTCGAGGATGGCACGCTTCGACCAGGGCGAGCTGGTGGGCATCATCCGCAACCTCTCCTGGCGGAAGCTCTTCCGGTTCATCTCCACGGAGAACCGCTACGGGATGCCGGCGGCGATGCGGCTGTTCCTGCGCGCGGGCCTGGGCCGCTACTTCAACGCGGGTCCGGGCTCACCGCTGGACGCGGGCCTGCGGCTGAAGGACCTGCCGGTGCCCATCATCGTCGCGGTGGGCGGCATCCGGCGGGGCATGCTGCCCAGGCCGCTCGAGTACTACGAGCGCCTGCTGGGCGCGAGCCCGGTGAGCCTGCTGAGCCCCGCGGGCGTGGCGCGCCGCATCCAGGCGGTGATGGGAACGCTGGCCGAGTTCTTCACCCGGCCGGAGATCATGGTGCGGCTCCACCTGGGCCTGGACGAGAAGACGGCCGAGTTCGATGCCATCGACGCGGCGGGCTTCTCCTCGTCCCTGCCCGGCGTCATCCACTACGACATGCTGCGCGAGGACGCGCACATGCAGGGCCTGCTCGACGGGCTGATGGAGGAGAAGGGCATCTTCCGGCTGATGGACGGAGGGCTGGTGGACAACCTCCCGGTCAAGGCGGCGTGGAAGGCGGTGCACCACGGCAACATCGGCACGCGCAACGCCTTCGTCCTCGCGCTGGACGGCTTCGCGCCCCGGCTGAGCACGCCCTTCTGGTTGCCCCTGCAACGGCTCGCGGCCATGACGGTGGCGCCCAACCTCACCTACGCCCATCTGGTGAAGCGCTTCGGCACCACCCTCTCGCCCCTGGAACTGGTGCCCTCCGTGGAGCTGGCCACCAAGGCCATGCACTTCGGCCGCAAGCAGCTCGGCCCGGACATGCCCTTTTTGACGCGCATGCTCGCTCCACTTCCGAGCATTGGCTGAGCGGGACGCTTTGATTTCAAAAGGTCTCCTGGAAGAATACCGCCCGCCAAGCGGTCTCCCCCATCACGAAGAGGACCCCCGTTCATGAGCTCGACTTCCTCCAACGTCGTGCGCGCCGATCAGATCTGGCTCGATGGCAAACTGGTGAAATGGGAGGAGGGCCACGTGCCCGTCATGACCCACGCCCTGCATTATGGGTTGGGGGTCTTCGAGGGCATCCGTGCCTATCGCACCCACGACGGCCGACTTGCCGTGTTCCGCCTACGCGAGCACATCGAGCGACTCTTCGACTCGGCCCACATCTGCATGATGAAGCTCCCCTTCACGACGGAGCAGCTCATGGAGGCGTGCCTGGAGCTGCTGCGCGAGCAGAAGGAGCTCTTCGCCAACGGGGCCTACCTGCGCCCCATCGCCTTCATGGGTGACGGCGCCATGGGCCTGGGCGCCATCAACCCCACCCGCGTGGCGATCACCGCCTGGGACTGGGGCGCGTACCTCGGGGACAAGGGCATCCGCGAGGGCATCCGCGCCAAGGTGAGCTCCTTCACCCGCATGCACGTCAACGTGAACATGGTGCGCGGGAAGATCTCCGGCCAGTACGTCAACTCCATCCTCGCCAAGCGCGAGGCCGTGCTCGCCGGCTATGACGAGGCCATCCTCCTGGACATCAGCGGCTTCGTCGCCGAGGCCTCCGGCGAGAACATCTTCCTCGTCAACAAGAAGGGCGTCATCAAGACCCCGCCCCTCTCCTCGCCCATCCTCGACGGCATCACCCGCGAATCGGTGCTCAAGATCCTTCGCGACTCGGGCCGTCAGGTGGAGGAGGTCACCGTCACCCGCGACGCCCTCTACATCGCCAACGAGGTCTTCTTCACCGGCACCGCGGCGGAGATCACCCCGGTGCGCGAGGTGGACAACCGCACCGTGGGCACCGGCAAGCCCGGTCTCATCACCCAGTACGTCCAGGAGACCTACTTCCGCGCCGTCCGGGGCCTGGAGCCGCGCTACACCGAGTGGCTCACCTACGTCTGACCCCTGGGCAACCAGGGACTCTCGGGACGTACCCGAAAGGGGGGCGGATCGGCTAGAAGTAGAAACCGATGCGCCCCGAGTACGACCCCCCCCAGAATCCCTTCAATCTCGAGAACCCGGCCATCCTCGACATCGCTCCTCCGGAGCCCAAGTCGCTGGAGGAGACGGGCCTGAAGATTGGCCTGCTGTCG contains:
- the glnE gene encoding bifunctional [glutamate--ammonia ligase]-adenylyl-L-tyrosine phosphorylase/[glutamate--ammonia-ligase] adenylyltransferase, translated to MTWTEETLGAEGFENPKRAAKELSALAATLGAPVAERLHEASKRTPVPDEIIAAFDRVQEGLQGLPGPALSRLLDWLPAIFHASTFAPRLLAARPGLLRWLAGSRTLTREKPREHYRREALAATRRIAPMDAAGLRRRLRRYKYRELLRLMVRDATLRAPMAELGREQTALADALIGAALAWAERSVQAKYGTPDTPGFCILGMGKLGGEDLNFSSDVDLVYLYRADGHTTGGSAGALPNVQYYTRLGEAVTQALTQVTEDGFCYRVDLNLRPQGRAGAMVLSLSASLAYYESFGRMWERAALLKARVVAGDTRLAEELLNELGPFIWRRSLDLSAVDGLRDLKAQIDLRGKASADDVKLGPGGIREVEFFVNALQLLQGGKDPTLRETRTMRALRKLERAGFVSGPDADALEEAYVFLRRVENRLQMLEERQTQALPSGERERRRLATSLGYPDWDTFSAELERHRRFVLEAFNTLLGQTARDELPDEPLLALALDPDVPPEERQAALGKRGFGDPERALAELERLARVPHSPFMHGGSGVKAVRLLSELAQTPDPDQALLHFSDFLARLHQPEGYLALLTSMPRASRRLFNLFGQSDYLSRIFLRHPELLDALVQAQLDEAMKSPERIRQELAARMGRHTDAEDKHASMPRFKNEELLRIGINDIGGDLSVPEVARQLTAVADAILDECLFLALEEQRERYGLPLDASGQREGLVVIAMGKLGGYELGYHSDLDLIFVYSGNGQAETSGGSRGVITHHEYFAKTVQRLMTLLQVQLREGHLYKIDARLRPSGNQGALVVSQDAFREHHQKRAQLWERQALIKARPAAGDATRFRALQDEVLTPLVYERPLPPDAAAEIDRLRMRMERELAHENAQQLNPKLGQGGLVDVEFTVQYLQLVHGRDFPRVRSTNTLAALEGLQAEGRLTPEDAEVLRQGYLFLRRVENRLRLVHASSLAHMPTSGRPLAQLARRMGVIGPTPGETFLARYRACAASVRDVYARVLRAPRRA
- a CDS encoding patatin-like phospholipase family protein: MLLKQRFQILRPLEEMEMALVRATVDSPSLLDSREEAVLRTALSLSRLYKLRHEGHDHSVETWTAPLRENVSRRLGPVLLGKRRITRDQLVPHVRDLRAPLLKLRAELVQHLHGRVPEEVLHRELQHKSLVVVAGGGGGTAYVYMGVMSLLDEHGLKPSLLAGTSMGAILMLMRSRMARFDQGELVGIIRNLSWRKLFRFISTENRYGMPAAMRLFLRAGLGRYFNAGPGSPLDAGLRLKDLPVPIIVAVGGIRRGMLPRPLEYYERLLGASPVSLLSPAGVARRIQAVMGTLAEFFTRPEIMVRLHLGLDEKTAEFDAIDAAGFSSSLPGVIHYDMLREDAHMQGLLDGLMEEKGIFRLMDGGLVDNLPVKAAWKAVHHGNIGTRNAFVLALDGFAPRLSTPFWLPLQRLAAMTVAPNLTYAHLVKRFGTTLSPLELVPSVELATKAMHFGRKQLGPDMPFLTRMLAPLPSIG
- a CDS encoding branched-chain amino acid transaminase; protein product: MSSTSSNVVRADQIWLDGKLVKWEEGHVPVMTHALHYGLGVFEGIRAYRTHDGRLAVFRLREHIERLFDSAHICMMKLPFTTEQLMEACLELLREQKELFANGAYLRPIAFMGDGAMGLGAINPTRVAITAWDWGAYLGDKGIREGIRAKVSSFTRMHVNVNMVRGKISGQYVNSILAKREAVLAGYDEAILLDISGFVAEASGENIFLVNKKGVIKTPPLSSPILDGITRESVLKILRDSGRQVEEVTVTRDALYIANEVFFTGTAAEITPVREVDNRTVGTGKPGLITQYVQETYFRAVRGLEPRYTEWLTYV